From Leptospira brenneri:
ATGCTCAGATAAGCATAGATCACTTGTTTTGCGAATTGTAGAGTCCTGTTTTCAACATCCGCCTTTGCCGAAAACCCCAAATTTAGAGTCTGACTACTTCCAGAAATTAGTTTTTTATCAATACCATCATGACTTGGAGCATATTCGAATTCCAATGGCCTATGAGTTGCTAAGGACAAAAGGTTATCTTTTTCAAATTCAATTTTAACTAATAGACTTTCTTTCGTTTTAGCATCAACATCATAAGTAAACTCGTAGCTGTGAACATGCGAGTTATCAGAATAGAATTTAATTCTTTTTAATCTCCAATCTTCTTCCGTTAAATCCTTTTCGGTGTATTCTTTTGTATAATCTGATCTTGTTTCATAAGCAAATTTGATGTAGCGGACACCACCAGCATAAGTGATTTTATCAGGATATAATTGTCCTTTTCTCGAAATCCATTCGAACCGAACGGTTTCACCGTTCAAATCACGAATTTCGGAGATCCCCCACGTTCTCACCCCGCCATTCAATGCAAAGAGTTGAGCCCCTGAACCGCCATAGGTATACTGAACCCCCTCTTTATCAAAGGCCTTAAATTCTAATGGCCCTTTGCCGGATTCTCCTTGAGGGTAAAAGCTAAAAAAAGATTCATTTTTTGAATAAAATGTGCTTCGATCTGCACTCCCTGAAACCAACTGGCCTAATTCAGAAGAATAGAATTCGTCTTTGGAAGAATAATTCAGACCGTAGGACGGATCGCGTTTGATAAAAGGAATGCCAGCTAAACTCCAACCTTTCCCTAAAAGTCCATTTGGAGAACCAGAATTATAGTTTAACTTTAGTTCAGGTGTTAAATCAAGAGTTCCTTCTGGAATTTCCAGCGGTATTTCAAAGGCAGCATTACCACCATGATCAACATCGACAACTGGCATTGGTAATGGAAGTTGATTTGAAAACTGGAAATTGAATAAAAATAAAAAAACAGAAAGAAGAATAACAACTGATAGAGCAATTTTTCGCATAACAACAACATTTACCATTTTTTATAATATTTCTTGCCAGTTTAGACCATTTCAATAAATTCTGTCAACAAATACTCGTTAACTAATGAAATTAAATTTTAAACTCCATAAATACGTTACAATATTCTTATTTTTGCTATCATTAGATCTGAACTCAGTTCAAATTCAATTTTCCAATGGGAATGTTTATCATGCAACGTTCATCTCTGATGACTCTCATCATTTGTTTGTTAAATATAGGGGAAAAGATTACAAAATTCCAAAGAAAGAAATAGAAAACTTTGATATTTCAAATAATTCTAATATAGATTCTTCTTATTCGCTTTCTACGTTTAGATTAAGAAATGGTAGCAGAATTCGTGGATTAATTGCCGAAGAAAAAAAAGATGAATTCATTGTAAAGACAGAGTTAGGGTTTTTAACAATTCTTAAATCAGAAATACTACCCCCTACTCCATCTAAATCAGAGAATCCTGATTTTCCAGAAGAGTATCTTTCCTTTGATAAAGAAAACAACCAAACAACTGTCGGCTTATCACTGTTTTTACTACCAACCTACTCTCCGTTATCCAAATACCACCCGCTACTAGAAGGTACTTCGATTTTTGTAGAACCGGCATTTTTAAAATGGAATTCAAATTGGCAAGTAGGCTTTAAGATGGAACATTTTCGTTCAAATGGTAACGGAGAAAGTTTTTCGATTCAGACTGGTAATATTTATGGCCTCTATTCTAGAAAGTTCAATAATAATGAACTACTGAATTTTTATAGTTCCTTGAGTTTGGGTATTGGCCAGGTAAATTATAGAACAAATGATGGTGATGTTTTTGGGGGAAGAAATAGTTCATTTGGTTTCGATATTGGATGGCAAGGACTTAAATTCTCCAATTCTCTAATCAGAATTGGATTAAAAAACCAATGTTTTATTGAAACCAAAGATCTCTTCTGTGGGTCAGGGTTAGAGATTCAAGGTGGTTGGGTTTTCTAATGAAAAAAAGTTTATCAATAATAGCAATTCTGAATCTAATATTTTCCATAAGTTGTTCACAAAATCCAATAACAGGTGGGATCTCTAAAGATGAAATCAAAGTTGAATGGGTAGGTGTTGGCGGGATAAACGAAACTTCCGCAATTGTAACATGGAAGTGTTCATTCGAAGCTGTTGGATTTTTAAATACCTCAGGACCAAATTTTTCTCGCTTAGATACAACAATTCTGAAATCAGAAATTCATGCCTTACCTATTTCTGGTTTAACAAATAACCAAA
This genomic window contains:
- a CDS encoding LA_3334 family protein, translated to MKLNFKLHKYVTIFLFLLSLDLNSVQIQFSNGNVYHATFISDDSHHLFVKYRGKDYKIPKKEIENFDISNNSNIDSSYSLSTFRLRNGSRIRGLIAEEKKDEFIVKTELGFLTILKSEILPPTPSKSENPDFPEEYLSFDKENNQTTVGLSLFLLPTYSPLSKYHPLLEGTSIFVEPAFLKWNSNWQVGFKMEHFRSNGNGESFSIQTGNIYGLYSRKFNNNELLNFYSSLSLGIGQVNYRTNDGDVFGGRNSSFGFDIGWQGLKFSNSLIRIGLKNQCFIETKDLFCGSGLEIQGGWVF